DNA from Nitrospira sp.:
TTTCCAAGCGGTCGGTCTCGTCATGGATGCCGCGTCGTTTCTCACGGAACTCGCGCGGGAACTCGGGTGGCGCCCATGAGCCGGCTGTTGGTGTGTCCCCCGGACTATTTCCAGATCGACTACGAAATCAATCCCTGGATGAGGCGGGCGAACGCCGTGGACCCGGTGCGCGCGGTCGGCCAATGGCAAGCGCTGATGAAGGTGCTGGAACAGGATGTCGGTGCAGGCCTCGAACGGATGCAGCCGGTTCAGGGCCTTCCCGACCTGGTCTTCACGGCCAATGCGGGGGTGGTGGCGGGCCGGCGGGCGCTCGTGAGCCGGTTTCGTTACCCGGAGCGGCAACGGGAGGAAGCGCACTTCGAACGGTGGTTTCGCGAGCAGGGCTATGAGGTGTTGACGCTCGACAAGACCCTCTACTTCGAAGGGGCCGGCGACCTGCTGGGATTTCCTGATACCTGGTTCGGCGGCTATCGGCAGCGGTCGGACATCCGGGTCTTTCCCCGGTTGAGCGAGATCTTCCAGCGGGAGATCATTCCCCTCGAATTGATCGATAGCCGGTTCTACCATCTGGACACCTGTTTTTGCCCGCTCAGCGGTGGAGACCTGCTCTATTTTCCCGCGGCCTTCGACTCCTACGGCCAGACGGTCATTGCGCAACGGCTTCCGGAGGAGCGCCGCCTGACGGTACCGGAAGACGAAGCCTTGCGGTTCGCCTGCAATGCCGTCTGTGTCGGCAAACAGGTCGTGATCCCGTCCGGCTGCCCCAACACAATGCAGCTCCTGGAGGCCAGGGGATATCGGACCCATGCCGTACAACTGGACGAGTTCATGAAGTCCGGCGGCGCAGCCAAATGCCTGACCCTCGCCCTCGACTGATTCCCGCCGCCCGTTCCGCCTACCGAGTGCGAAAGAGAAACGAAAGATAGAGGCCGGCGATCGCCGTCGTGGTGAGTTCGATCGTGAGCAACAGGCGACTCACGATGGCATCCGGCTGCGGGGGCGAGAGGATGAAGTGGAATCCGAGAAATGTCGCCGGTTGCGAAGGAGGGGTTTCCCATGGGGGCATCAGGAGGGCGACGATCAGGACCGTCACCATGCCGTACAGAATGTTCAGGTTCAGTTGTTCCTTTGCCGCCGTGCCTGGTTGTGTAGGAGTGGAAACGGCAAGGGGCTCAACAGCGGCTCCGCATTG
Protein-coding regions in this window:
- a CDS encoding NG,NG-dimethylarginine dimethylaminohydrolase 1, which gives rise to MSRLLVCPPDYFQIDYEINPWMRRANAVDPVRAVGQWQALMKVLEQDVGAGLERMQPVQGLPDLVFTANAGVVAGRRALVSRFRYPERQREEAHFERWFREQGYEVLTLDKTLYFEGAGDLLGFPDTWFGGYRQRSDIRVFPRLSEIFQREIIPLELIDSRFYHLDTCFCPLSGGDLLYFPAAFDSYGQTVIAQRLPEERRLTVPEDEALRFACNAVCVGKQVVIPSGCPNTMQLLEARGYRTHAVQLDEFMKSGGAAKCLTLALD